Part of the Candidatus Omnitrophota bacterium genome is shown below.
AAGCAGCTTCCCGATTGCCTCAAGCACTTCCGCAGGGTTAATCTCAACCATACAACGCTTAGAGCGGCATTTGGTTTTATAACAGGGGCTGCAGTTCAAGTTTTTGTTAATTACAATATAATCCTTACCCGGCGGCAGATGCCGGCGCGGGTTTGTCGGCCCGAATAAGGCAATAAACGGAGTGCCTACCGCCGAAGCGATATGCAAAGGCGAGGAATCCGCGGAAACAAATACATGGCATCTCTTGATTAAAACCGCCAGTTCATTTATGATCGTCTTGCCGCAGGCATTGATAATCTTGGTATTCTTTAAAGAATTAATGAGCAGGCTGGCAAAACCCAGGTCATTCTGGGTGCCGGTAATAACCACGCGGATATCTTTTAATTCCAGCTCCTGGCATAAACAAATCAAATACTCTAGGGGCCAGCGCTTGGTGCTCCATCTTGGCGAGGCGCTGATATTAATCCCGACGATCTTCTGAGCTTCACTTAACCATTGGGCGTTTAAAAGCTCATCTACCACTTTTGCGTCTTCGCCGGAGGGCCAAAGCTCAAGCCGGTTATCCAAAAGGTCGATTCCCAGCATCTTCAAAATCCGGAATTGATGCGTTACCGGGTCGATGGGCGGTTTTTCGTCCTTAATAGTATGATTGAGCAAAAAGGAAAACTTTTTATTATCATATCCATAACGGTTGATGCAAGCGCTTAAATAAGACAATATATGGCTAGAACGGTTATTCTGCAGATCAATGACTATATCAAAATTCTTATTCCTTAAAGTCCGCCCGATTCCCCAGAGGCCGCCTAAGCCTTTATCTTTATTTTTCAAATCACAAACCAACAATTCATCGATATAGGGGCTTCTTAAAAGGATATCTTTAAATTCTTCCCCGATTAAAAAACTGATCTGGAAATTTTCTTGAGGAAACTTTTCCCGGATCGCCCTTAACGCGGCCGTAGAAAGGATTATATCCCCCAAAGAGCTGAACTTAATAATCAGGATCTTAAAATTGCTCAAAGCCTGGCGATAAACATCCAAAGTATTCTTAACCATCAATTCAACATTATATTTTTCTTTGACCTTGACATAGGCATTCTCCGCCAGTTCCCGGGCTAATTGCGGATCCTTAAAAATACGCATTACGGCATCGGCCATACTTTTATGGTCAGCCGGAGGCACTAAGAGCCCGTTTTTACCATCTTCAATAATATCGACTACTCCGCCGACTTTAGTCGCCACAACCGGAACTCCTGCGGCCTGCGCCTCAACCACTACCCTGCCGAATGCCTCATGAGTTGTCGTGGCCAAAACCACCAGATCCAAATGCGCCAGTATCCCGGGAATATCCCGCTGCGTGCCCAAAAACTCCGCGCAATGCCAGAGCCCCAGCCGGCGCACTAAAACCTGCACCTCCTCCTTATATGCTTCCTTAGAAGCAGGAGCATCCCCGACAATCCAGATCTTCAAACGGGGGACTAATCTTGAAACGCGCGCCATGGCTTTAATAAAATACAGGTGGCCTTTCAAAGGAGTGATCCTGCCGATAATAGCGACATTAAAATCTTCTTTTCTTTTTGCTTGAGGATCAAGGTATTTAAACCTCTCCAGGTCCACGCTGCGCGGCACAAGCCTGATCCGCTCATGCGGAACAGAAAAATCCTCGATCATGTGCCGGGCAATCACATTACTTAAAACAATCACCCTTTTTGCCCAACCCATTACCTGGCTAAAAAGATGTTTTTGGTAATAGCCATGGCAGGTGGTAATAAATACCGCCTTTGTCCGGCGGCAGGCAAAAAAAGCAATCCAGGCAGGCACTCTTGAACGGGCGTGCACTATATCAATCTCTTCTTTTTTGATTATTTCGGCTAATTGCGGGATTAATTTAAATATAGAGATTATTGATTTCTTATTTACAGCCAGCGTATAGTGCTTTGCCCCGCTTGCCTCCAACTCTTTAACCAGGGAACCGCCGGCAGAAACAACCACGGATTTATGCTCCAGGCGCACCAGGTATTTAGAAAGATCCAGCGTACCGGTCTCCACCCCGCCCACATTAAGCTCAGGTAGTATCTGCAGTATTTTCATAGTATTTTATTTAACGCCGCGATTACTTTTAAATTATCTTCGGGCGTATTTATTTTGGGTTTATTTACCCGCACTTCTCTGATGGCGCCGGCTAAATCCTGGATCTCTTTTAAATATATATACCCTTTCTCCTGATAACTTTTTAAAAAATCCCGGTGTTTGCGGCTAAGGCCGCTTGCCTTATATACGATGACGTATTTTTCCGCGCTAACCGCTTCAGAGATCATCGAGATACTCTCGGGAGAACAGATAATTATACCGCTTAATCCCAATATCCCTCCGACAACATCGGGATTATTATTTTCATTAGCAACAACCAAAAGTTTGCAACGCGGGTAATCGCCAAATTCATTCTTAACTGCCTGCTCTGCCTCAAGAGGGGTGCGCCGCGAAGTAGAGATCAAGAGATCCATGTTTAATTCTTCGGCTGATTTTTTGATCTGCCCGGACAACCCTATTATATCAGGCGCGTCAATAGAAAACTTCTTACTGTTGCCTCCGATTAACACTCCGATACATAAGCCGGATACAGGGCCTTTTA
Proteins encoded:
- the waaF gene encoding lipopolysaccharide heptosyltransferase II encodes the protein MKILQILPELNVGGVETGTLDLSKYLVRLEHKSVVVSAGGSLVKELEASGAKHYTLAVNKKSIISIFKLIPQLAEIIKKEEIDIVHARSRVPAWIAFFACRRTKAVFITTCHGYYQKHLFSQVMGWAKRVIVLSNVIARHMIEDFSVPHERIRLVPRSVDLERFKYLDPQAKRKEDFNVAIIGRITPLKGHLYFIKAMARVSRLVPRLKIWIVGDAPASKEAYKEEVQVLVRRLGLWHCAEFLGTQRDIPGILAHLDLVVLATTTHEAFGRVVVEAQAAGVPVVATKVGGVVDIIEDGKNGLLVPPADHKSMADAVMRIFKDPQLARELAENAYVKVKEKYNVELMVKNTLDVYRQALSNFKILIIKFSSLGDIILSTAALRAIREKFPQENFQISFLIGEEFKDILLRSPYIDELLVCDLKNKDKGLGGLWGIGRTLRNKNFDIVIDLQNNRSSHILSYLSACINRYGYDNKKFSFLLNHTIKDEKPPIDPVTHQFRILKMLGIDLLDNRLELWPSGEDAKVVDELLNAQWLSEAQKIVGINISASPRWSTKRWPLEYLICLCQELELKDIRVVITGTQNDLGFASLLINSLKNTKIINACGKTIINELAVLIKRCHVFVSADSSPLHIASAVGTPFIALFGPTNPRRHLPPGKDYIVINKNLNCSPCYKTKCRSKRCMVEINPAEVLEAIGKLLK